In Sesamum indicum cultivar Zhongzhi No. 13 linkage group LG1, S_indicum_v1.0, whole genome shotgun sequence, the sequence GTATTTCTTTGGTGAAACCAAATGATGTATGAGAATGGGGGGAAGAGGAGATGAAACATTTTGTATGATATAATAATGAAGTTTTGTATTTGGTAAGAGATGATGAAAACAATTGTCATCACAACTTATCTAAATCTACAATTGGTTTGATCTGATTGAATATTTTGGAAATGTGTTTCTGCAACTACAACCTAAAACAATCTCCCATCCATGCCCAccacatttaattaaattgacaaaCTCCagattttatcattataaaattatggattCAAATTCCATcactagatataattatatttaataaaaaatataatttattgtttttattttagaaagaaaacaaaatcgCAACATTAATTTAGCAATAAATTGATCATTAACTGCTTTAATATCAGTAGTATAACTAATTCCGTACTAACACACTTCAATCTTTAAAGGGTAGGAAAGTcaagtcatatatatatatagatatatatttttggcaGGTTTCAttgtttaatgaaaaataaaaataccattatctcatatatatatatattatttttaaataaaataaaaatattactattttaaccGAGGTCTCGTTGTTAAAGTAGACACTGAATGATATATTCAGGggtatttatgaaattttcttaGATTCTCTCCAATATATCAATttgcaaattttcaaaattaatatgtaaattctgcataaatagatatatttgTAGCTAATAATTATCAACAATTTACACTCAGTTTCAGTTATTCAACAACCTGATTCTTCTTTGCAAGCCCCAAGGCAATCTCGAATTGCGTGAAGACGAAGATGCCCCTATCTTTCTCCAATATTCCAGCTCTTGtaatttctccttttttttttttttttaaataaaaccggAAGTGCGTGGTGAGAAACATCACTGATTGTGTACTGCTGAGGAACACACACATACGCAGATAGGCAGAAAACCCCACCAATTTTCCTTCGAAATTACTCAGATTTCTCTCCAAGAATACGCGGAGGATTCATGGATAGGCAAACCCTAGCTTCATCGTCTTCCTCCACCAGTGGTACTTCTGTCAATCCTCCACCGCCGGAGGATGCTTGGTATACTACTTACCTCAAGCTGCTTCCTCAATGGGAATCTGTTTCCTCCTCTAGCCGGGTAAACTAGATTATTCCTCTgctttaattgcttttttggttttggtattttggTGTTTTTGGGTGAGAAAAATGGAATAGTATACTGATTTCAGGTGGAGAATGTATGCTGTGCAACAGGTAATGGGGGTTATCATTTTAGGAAGCTGATGTTAGCAAGGAATTGGGTAATATGTGGTTTGTTTTGTTTCCTTGCGTTGAAATTTAGCTTTATGGTTGTGTAAGTTGTGCCCATTTTTGGAAATAACTTGTTATGTGAAATTGGGTAAACTATTTTGGTCTTTGCTGATTTAGTATGTCTggaaaattttagtatttaatgTGTCTCCTAGGTGACAGTGTGAGTGTGGGATCTTCATGGTAATCTATTGTATAAGTAAGCTTATTCACGAGTTCTGTTTGCGAGAGGTAGAGAGACCAGACCATTGGATTAGTCAACTGTATGTGCTTTCTGTGAATGCAGTAATCATTGACGTTTCCGTAATTTCTTGATGGAGCCTCGGcttaaaaacattaaaatttggtCATTCCAtgaagtatttaaatttttagactATGGGTTAATGAAAGATATCTTCTGAATAACCTTCCACCTTTCCCCCTGCTATTagtttattacaattaatcaTTGGGGGTTCTTTTTAACAGGTAACAATCCCAATTGATATATCTAGAGTTAATCAAATTGATGCTGCAAGGCTGGACATTGAAATGTCAGCCATGTTGAAAGAACAGCTGGTTAAAGTCTTTTCTTTGATGAAGGTAAATGCTCTTCTCTCAATCTCTTTACTCGgtctataattttcaataaattatttgggaGTTGACAGGCATTTGATTTGTCCATTCTGTTTTTTGGGATTAGCCAGGAATGCTATTTCAATATGAACCTGAACTCGAtgcttttcttgaatttcttatATGGAGATTTTCCATCTGGGTTGATAAGCCTACTCCTGGCAATGCTCTCATGAATTTAAGGTATAGGGATGAACGTGCAGTTGAAGCCAGGGGGAAAGGTCAGTGATCCtttaattgttttcttttgctatCAGTTGGATTTATGTTTCTAGATATATAATCTAGTCCATAGAAGTAAGGATTGGCTGTAAATTTCCAGACATGTTTGTGACTTGGTGCTTGGATGGTTGCTAGAGATTTGAAGTGCAAGTAAAACATCTTTAAACATCCTTATTATTGCTTGAATATGGCAAAGTGCAGCAATCACTTAAATTTTGCAATAGTCCTATTTGCATCCAATCTTACCTTCACTAGCACAAAGATTTCAATCGTTAGCTCAAAGTTCAATCTACTAGACAGGAGGAGAGAGGCAATCATATCTAATGTTACTTGAGCCTTTTCATGCAGCTTatattttgagagaaaaacatGTAGAACTCTCTTTTGAGGACTTCTAGGGGTGGGAGGAAAACTCATACCCTAGGTCTTCTGCTTTTTCCACTTGTGACAGTCATTGTGAAGTAGCGGTCTCGTCTAAAGTTTAAGCTGATAGAAGTTTTTGGAAGTGAAAGCCTTATTATCTCTAGCATGCCCCTCACATGGCCATATTCTTTTTGTGAAGCCCAAGCACATGAAATTTCTTTGGTAATTGAGTGTCGAGAGGGTTGAGCTCAGAGGTCCTTTGTTCTGCCAAACTTCAGTATCATATTTGATCATCTTTCTATCCAATagcttaatatattttagaggAGAGACATCAATAATTTCTTCCTGATATTATCGATTGAACCTTTGATGTTTTTGCTTAAGTTGCTTAAGCTTATGTCCTTACTGGATATGTTATTGAATCCATTTTTGTAGTTAGAACGGGATTAGAGGGGCCAGGATTAACTATCTCACAGAAGGTCTGGTATTGTATTGCAACTGTTGGTGGTCAATATATATGGGCCCGTCTTCAGTCGTTCTCTGCTTTCCGAAGATGGGGTGACACAGAACAGGTAGGTCTTTTGCTGCACGATAGAATGATAGTCGAATGATGCTTTCTCTCTGTCTTTTTGGGAGACACAATCCCGTACTAACTCACAAAGACTTGCATGTCCACATACTTGGGCAAAACACATAAACACACTACGGAAATGGACAACTAGCAGTCTAATCTTCTCTTTTTCCACCAGCGATCACTAGCTCGTCGAAGTTGGTTTCTATTACAACGAATAGAAGGATTTTACAAGGCTGCATCTTTTGGAAACCTACTCGTATTCCTCTTGACAGGAAGGTACTTCTTTATTTACCTGAAGCCTATTGCGCCACTCTATTCTTTTATGTGTGTCTAGGTAAAAGAATGCAAAGATATAATAGAAAagaatattcttttatttaccTGAAAGCCTGAATTCTGTTGCATTTTCTGTGCTTGACTGGAACACACAGTGTTGTgatatattatatctttttctatattGCTTGGAAGCTTGTTATCTTATTGAATAGTGTTATGATGTACATAAAGCTGCAAAAAGAGGAAATGGAGTCTAGTCTTCTGAACACCTCAACTTATCTATGGCAGAGAatactcttatttatttgtaaacgTAGTTGGAGATCTTGTTTGTGTTGGGAGTATTCTGATagaaacataatttatatCTGTCACTACCTGATGTAAACCAATACGTGAACCCATCTTACGTACAttgtcttatttttaaaagaaaacctaCCTCCTAAGCACATGTAATTATCAGTAATAGACCCAGTTATTTCTTAGAAACATATTTATGATCTTTCTCTGTATATATCTATTGATCTAATGCTTGATTTTTGATACATCTGGTAACTTGGTCTTTTGTTCGCTTTAGTGGAACTTTGAGCGCCAGGGTTTTACCTGTTGTTCTCTATACAGTATAATATTTGGGCAGCTGAAATAGTCCCTGCGAAATACTTTTCAGTACATAAATGAGTTGGGGATAATTATACCTTACCATGTCTCATAGAACAAGTTTCGTAGGAAGTATATCATATTGTGGATTATGGAAACTACTCTTGCTCCTTGTGAAAGACTTGTTACGTGAAAGCATTCTTAAACTGATTAGCATGAGGAAGAAGGTTGCAACAATTAATtgcttttatatatacacaggtATAGGAGTCTTATTGAGAGAGCCTTACGCGCAAGACTTGTCTATGGAAGCCCTAACATGAATCGATCTGTAAGCTTTGAATACATGAATCGGCAGTTGGTGTGGAATGAATTTTCGGTAACTTCCTCATCTCTTTTTGCATGAAGTAGTTGAAAAAATACTCCAACTCTCCCTTCCTCCCCTTCTAATGGAACTTTTTACTGATTTCACCTTATTTTGTacacttaatttattatgaaggAAAAGTGATAGGCTTGTGGGGTGCGTTTCATGGGGCATTATGATCCTCATTGATCGTTTCTATTTATAGTAGgagtccaaaaaaaaaagaaaaaaattgctatgGTGCATTGAAACTGTAGAGGTTCTgcaaatttagttttatttagttttcattTCATAAGGACTGTTTTCTTTGTGGGTTTTGAACTTAGTTGTGTGAAATTGGTCAAATGGTAAACTAGGATAGTTTCTCCACACTGTCCTTTTACCTCTCCAATGATTACCGACTGAAGCATGAGGTATCATGCAGGAaatgctgctgctgcttcttCCTCTTCTGAATTCATCATCTGTTAAAAATTTTCTCCGCCCATTCTCAAAAGATAAATCGTCAAACTCAGAAGGAGATGACGCTTTATGCCCCATCTGCCGGGCAACTCCAACCACTCCATTTTTAGCTCTCCCGTGTCAGCACAGGTAATTTCATTAGATATCCTTGCACAATTTTTTATGCACTTGGATACCATCATGGATCGAACTATTTATGTAAGGTTTAGATGCTACTTCATCCCTGTCTGCTGCCAAAATCTGACATTGGATCAGTATCTTGTTATTGGAACTGAAATCTAAGAAAGTGCTACCTCAGCGATGGTGACCTTGTCAGTTGCAACTAGAATGTGCCAATCTTAAAGTGTTGATGTGAAGAGGCTGAAAAACACCTTTTGGATAATTAATCCTGGCATATTGGCTTACTTTTAATTCCACTAGGCATCTTGCTGCTTACTGCTAATTTTACTTGGGCTTGTCAACTTCTTGTGCTCTTATGTACTTCATGTATTCTCCTTCACTTTTTggctaaatatatatagatcatCCGCACTGCCTCAAACTTTAACTTCTTTAATATTCTGGACACTGTTTTTTCAGTCATGAAGTCCCACATTTATATGTTTCGAGAATCTTTCACTTTGTAAAAACAATGCTGATGTAAATCTTGCTGGCAGGTATTGCTACTACTGTCTCCGGACGCGATGTTCTGCGACCATGGCATTCCGGTGCTCCAGGTGTAACGAGCCTGTTGTCGCCATGCAAAGATATGGTGGTTCCGTCAACAATCAGAGTCAGTGAAgatgatttattttacaaGGTGAATGAAATAACTAAGCACAGAGTTACAATGATGTATGAAAAGTTCCCCAAGTTGGCATCGTtattgaaatcaagaaaacaagattCATTGATAGAAAAAAGGTTCTACTCCATTGATTGAATGGAATTTCAGATACCGTGTTGATGGATACAACAAGCATTCCACCAGAGTAAGCTTCTTGAAAGTCTTGGTACAATTCCACAGTGCTTTTCAAACTTCTCCCACTCCATTTCTCGGGATTAACACTGTTTGGTTGCAAAGAAACTATGATTAGAATTGGTTCCCCAACTCGAATTTACTTATCTTCCGATTTGATGCTGAGTTTGGAGAGGATTCTAGTACTTGGCTTCACACTCTCATTTGGAAAAATTCTGCAGCTCCACCACTCTAAAGTGTGTGTTGGTCCGTCATCCAAATTGACTTGGAGTAGTACCTTCAAGTTCAACCATTGAATCAACTTTCAATTGCTGTGTATagattgtatattaattatataagtaaatcacgtgataatatataaaatatttattatataattaaatggtTTTGAGTGATATAACTACATAGTTGGAATCAGAATATTGGCGGTGAATGAAGGTAGCATGTGCGTACAACCTATTAGTACATCTGCAAGTTGGGAGGCAAAGAGCGACAAAAAGAATCCAGAGAGGATCATGGATGGTAGGAAACATTCCAAGTTTTCTATGTGATCTGATTAATGGCCCAGTTGAAGAAGTGGTACGCAATCGCTATTCCCTCCCCTATCTATCcccttttatttctaaaaattgacAGTTTATGTATTATGGAGACATCATCAATTTCATATGTGAAAGTTTTGTTGcggaataatatatattgttaagGGCAAATTCGAGAATTCTACTCACCCCACACTTGAAGTTCAATCACTCATTCATTTAGGGgaagatatataaaattacataattaccCTCGGACGGATATACCCACCAACCACATCCAACACATACAAAACTCATTGCTTATTTCTCCTCTTTCTCCTTAGTGTTTTTTGTTAGCTTCAAACCGAAAATAGCAGTTGAACAAGTTTGGGGTTATGGGTTTGAATCCCATCAGGCGTACGGCTTTagttacttattttttaaaattattctttacaATTAAAGCGCAACAAGTCAATAATGATAATTAGAGCAAGCTTTCAGTTCCATCTTCTCTGCTAATAAAGCTTAATTATAAGAACCCATGCACGAATGGGATCAATTATTAGCCCAAATGAACAATAAAGTTGTTCATAATATTTGGCATTACGattcaaattaatacaaagtatatattatggaaacaaaattgattaatttccAATATAACAATCATCACTCCCCCAAACCTAAAACCTACCTATACATTGTCAATGAtccacttaattttctcaaataatgaGGTCCCACAATTCAAATACTTTCGGAGTAAACATATGggtgttcatatatatatatatatatatatatattttaaacttgtGTACAATCCAACATAAAagttagttaataaaaaaatgaaagaaaagtaaaGAGCTACAATTATtaaccaacaaaaatatttaaaatatggaAAGCGAAAACCTCGAGAAATATTTTCTAGAGTTTTTGGGGGTGAAGAAGGAGACGTCAtccatataatatatatatatatatgtgtgtgtgtgtgtgttggtgtGGAGTGGCCTTTGATTATGATTGTTTTACTCTTTAATTACACCACTAATGCAAAACTTTAGACATCTGATcattagataatattttattttgattatattatatacttaatATTACGTGGCAAATGGTTATTCGTCAAAATAATGATCGAGGGTTGGTGGTTGAAAGATTACAATGTAGTAATTTTAGTAAGCTAttcattctattttctttctgtttatttaattatataaatatgaatatatatgacTCTGGTCCGCCTACTActaatcattaaaaaataattatatgcaattaatcccataaaacactaattaattgttgatttGAGCACTAATTAACTGTTTTGTTGTACCATTACTACTCTTGATTTTGCTAAAGACTCAAATGggatttcataattttactttttttttttttcaaaataaaattgaatgaaaatcattATTTACATCTAAATATTAGACTTTTGGGAGGAATTAATTATACCAAGAATTATTaacatgtaaataattaatgccGGCCCATTCTGCACTTAGGCATTGCTGCcctaatatatacatatatatatatatatatatatatatgggtgggtgggtgggtgggttTGAATTGGGATACCCAAACTAATCTTTCCAATTCCTGTACAGATTATTCTCcctttgatataaaaatagactGCCAACAACTTTTTGTTGCTTGTTTATCTATCACAGGtcaacaagaaaatgactGCCAATAACATACAAAACTACTCTAAAGCTAATTAAGCTTTTCTTCATCATATACTACCACTCCTCCTATCTCATATCTATCtctatataatcaattaaataccatataaattttcaaaataaaaatcaatataatatattttttctctttcatctCACCagacattttttctttcttatcacaattttttttatatgctcgaGGGAACCACGTGCAATGACGactaatatttctaaaaatagtCCCAACTAATTCTACgctttacatatttttaaaaataatcccACCTTTCATTAAAATTAGCAAAATGAGGGCAAATAGTTGCAAAGTTGGTCCGTCTCATCTTATACTGTTAAAATATAACAGCAAAAGGCATGTGAGAAGCACGTGCCCACTCGTTGATTGAagggaggaaaaaaaacttgagCAAAATTACGAACT encodes:
- the LOC105163862 gene encoding peroxisome biogenesis protein 2 isoform X2, which codes for MDRQTLASSSSSTSGTSVNPPPPEDAWYTTYLKLLPQWESVSSSSRVTIPIDISRVNQIDAARLDIEMSAMLKEQLVKVFSLMKPGMLFQYEPELDAFLEFLIWRFSIWVDKPTPGNALMNLRYRDERAVEARGKVRTGLEGPGLTISQKVWYCIATVGGQYIWARLQSFSAFRRWGDTEQRSLARRSWFLLQRIEGFYKAASFGNLLVFLLTGRYRSLIERALRARLVYGSPNMNRSVSFEYMNRQLVWNEFSEMLLLLLPLLNSSSVKNFLRPFSKDKSSNSEGDDALCPICRATPTTPFLALPCQHRYCYYCLRTRCSATMAFRCSRCNEPVVAMQRYGGSVNNQSQ
- the LOC105163862 gene encoding peroxisome biogenesis protein 2 isoform X1: MDRQTLASSSSSTSGTSVNPPPPEDAWYTTYLKLLPQWESVSSSSRVENVCCATGNGGYHFRKLMLARNWVTIPIDISRVNQIDAARLDIEMSAMLKEQLVKVFSLMKPGMLFQYEPELDAFLEFLIWRFSIWVDKPTPGNALMNLRYRDERAVEARGKVRTGLEGPGLTISQKVWYCIATVGGQYIWARLQSFSAFRRWGDTEQRSLARRSWFLLQRIEGFYKAASFGNLLVFLLTGRYRSLIERALRARLVYGSPNMNRSVSFEYMNRQLVWNEFSEMLLLLLPLLNSSSVKNFLRPFSKDKSSNSEGDDALCPICRATPTTPFLALPCQHRYCYYCLRTRCSATMAFRCSRCNEPVVAMQRYGGSVNNQSQ